In a genomic window of Candidatus Omnitrophota bacterium:
- the efp gene encoding elongation factor P, which yields MALSINEIKSGVTILVDNNVYVCLDAQHIKPGKGAAFVRARLRNMKNNNIQEKTFRGDDKIEQAFIEERKLQYQYSSAGIFHFMDTDNFEEIAISQESVGDNAKLLKDNLEIQGYFFKGETLSITLPNFIEFNIVETEPGIKGDSSKSGTKPATVDTGAIIQVPLFINVGDKIKVDTRTGGTYVERVN from the coding sequence TAAATGAAATCAAATCAGGGGTAACGATTTTAGTCGATAACAATGTTTACGTGTGTCTTGACGCCCAGCACATCAAACCCGGCAAGGGCGCGGCTTTTGTGCGGGCAAGGCTGCGCAACATGAAAAACAATAATATCCAGGAAAAAACTTTTCGCGGTGACGATAAAATAGAGCAGGCTTTTATCGAAGAACGTAAATTACAATACCAGTATTCAAGCGCCGGTATATTCCATTTTATGGATACAGATAACTTCGAAGAAATTGCTATCTCGCAAGAGAGCGTCGGAGATAATGCCAAACTCTTAAAGGATAACCTGGAGATCCAGGGCTACTTCTTTAAGGGGGAAACCTTGTCTATAACTTTGCCTAATTTTATTGAATTTAACATTGTTGAAACCGAGCCGGGCATAAAAGGCGATTCATCCAAAAGCGGGACTAAACCTGCCACGGTTGATACCGGGGCAATTATCCAGGTTCCTTTGTTTATTAATGTCGGGGATAAAATTAAAGTTGACACGCGTACCGGCGGCACCTATGTTGAAAGAGTCAACTAA
- the accB gene encoding acetyl-CoA carboxylase biotin carboxyl carrier protein has protein sequence MNIKEIKEMINLMNENGLSELEVEKDDMRIRLKKTANGIEGFDGTVVLQGQGGAAQPKVQSIQQTEEKNVVKTVEIKSPMVGTFYRAPNPEAPAYVEVGQTIEPGQVICIIEAMKLMNEIKSEIKGKILEILVDNAEPVEFGQPLFLIEPL, from the coding sequence ATGAATATTAAAGAGATTAAGGAAATGATTAATCTGATGAATGAAAACGGCCTCTCTGAGCTGGAAGTAGAGAAGGATGATATGCGTATTCGCCTTAAAAAAACAGCTAACGGCATCGAAGGCTTTGATGGAACGGTTGTTCTGCAGGGGCAAGGTGGAGCCGCTCAACCTAAAGTTCAAAGCATACAGCAGACAGAAGAAAAGAATGTGGTTAAAACAGTGGAGATCAAGTCTCCGATGGTCGGAACATTCTATCGGGCGCCTAATCCTGAGGCTCCTGCTTATGTAGAAGTTGGCCAAACCATTGAACCGGGCCAGGTAATTTGTATCATTGAAGCGATGAAATTAATGAACGAAATAAAATCAGAAATAAAAGGTAAGATCCTTGAGATATTGGTTGATAACGCTGAGCCGGTAGAATTCGGCCAGCCATTATTCCTTATTGAACCGCTCTAA